The Acipenser ruthenus chromosome 25, fAciRut3.2 maternal haplotype, whole genome shotgun sequence genome has a window encoding:
- the LOC117413624 gene encoding tRNA dimethylallyltransferase-like isoform X6 — MVTVPRALSVLPRCLLACSTMAAAAAVHHTLKQSVLPPLVVILGATGTGKSKLAIEIGRRLRGEIISADSMQVYKGLDIITNKVTSEEQALCKHHMISFVDPLVTTYTIVDFRNKEGGSDGEGDGEGGGEGRRGDSPSRKAELEKLDGQELHRRLTEVDPEMAAMLHPHDKRKMARSLQVFQDTGIPHSKLLKEQRKQAGGGGLGGPLRFHNSCIFWLYADLEALDERLEKRVDEMLSAGLIEELRDFHNRFNEQKIQNDSQDYQHGIFQSIGFKEFHEYLTVDCSAPEDSREKLLRKGVEALKQATKRYARKQNKWIRNRFLNRPGLNVPPVYRLDVSDVSHWDETVLNPAMQILLSLIKGEPPTAQPLRMTSEGNRNKRSRHTCDLCDKVIIGDMEWTAHLKSKNHLHHVKKKMKLESTGAPQSNAGGWAPSPVCQPLESPTAPQKERTQLLLPSSSEMPSETQQPVCGQGKRLGGDHIFWDTDM; from the exons ATGGTAACTGTTCCCAGGGCTCTCTCCGTCCTCCCTCGTTGTCTCCTTGCATGTTCAACGATGGCTGCGGCGGCGGCTGTGCATCACACGCTGAAGCAAAGCGTCCTGCCGCCTCTAGTCGTGATACTGGGAGCCACAGGCACCGGGAAGTCCAAGCTGGCTATCGAAATCGGTCGCCGGCTGCGAGGAGAGATTATCAGCGCTGATTCCATGCAG GTGTACAAAGGTTTGGATATCATCACCAACAAAGTCACCTCGGAGGAGCAGGCACTCTGCAAGCACCACATGATCAGCTTTGTAGACCCCCTGGTCACTACCTACACCATCGTGGACTTCAGGAACAAG GAGGGTGGCTCAGATGGGGAGGGGGATGGAGAAGGTGGTGGAGAGGGCAGACGAGGTGACTCTCCCAGTAGGAAGGCTGAACTGGAGAAACTGGACGGCCAGGAGCTGCACCGGCGCCTAACCGAGGTAGACCCCGAGATGGCGGCCATGCTGCACCCCCACGATAAGCGCAAGATGGCCAG gagTCTGCAGGTTTTCCAGGACACAGGAATCCCCCACAGTAAACTACTGAAGGAGCAGAGGAAGCAGGCTGGAGGGGGCGGGCTGGGGGGCCCCCTGCGCTTTCACAACTCCTGTATCTTCTGGCTGTACGCAGATCTGGAAG ctctAGATGAGAGGCTGGAAAAGCGAGTGGACGAGATGCTGTCTGCCGGACTCATTGAAGAGCTGAGAGATTTTCACAACCGATTCAATGAGCAGAAAATACAGAACGACAG CCAGGATTACCAGCACGGCATCTTCCAGTCCATTGGATTTAAGGAGTTCCACGAGTACCTGACAGTGGACTGCAGCGCCCCCGAGGACAGCCGAGAGAAGCTGCTGAGGAAAG GTGTGGAAGCACTGAAACAGGCAACCAAGCGCTACGCCAGGAAGCAGAACAAATGGATCCGAAACCGGTTTCTCAACA GGCCAGGTCTCAACGTGCCTCCTGTGTACAGGCTGGATGTCAGCGATGTCTCTCACTGGGACGAGACTGTTCTGAACCCTGCCATGCAGATCCTTCTCAGCCTCATCAAG GGGGAGCCTCCGACAGCACAGCCCTTGAGGATGACGAGCGAGGGGAATCGGAACAAACGCAGTCGTCACACATGTGACCTCTGTGACAAGGTTATCATCGGAGACATGGAGTGGACAG CACATTTAAAGTCCAAGAACCACCTACACCATGTGAAGAAGAAAATGAAGCTGGAGTCGACAGGGGCACCCCAGAGTAATGCTGGAGGCTGGGCCCCCAGTCCAGTTtgccagccactggagtcaccgACTGCCCCTCAGAAAGAGAGAACGCAGCTTCTACTGCCATCTAGCAGCGAGATGCCGTCCGAAACACAACAGCCAGTCTGTGGACAGGGAAAAAG GCTTGGTGGTGACCACATTTTTTGGGACACAGACATGTGa
- the LOC117413624 gene encoding tRNA dimethylallyltransferase-like isoform X2, translating to MVTVPRALSVLPRCLLACSTMAAAAAVHHTLKQSVLPPLVVILGATGTGKSKLAIEIGRRLRGEIISADSMQVYKGLDIITNKVTSEEQALCKHHMISFVDPLVTTYTIVDFRNKALSLIEDIYKREKMPIIVGGTNYYIESLLWKVLIDTKEGGSDGEGDGEGGGEGRRGDSPSRKAELEKLDGQELHRRLTEVDPEMAAMLHPHDKRKMARSLQVFQDTGIPHSKLLKEQRKQAGGGGLGGPLRFHNSCIFWLYADLEALDERLEKRVDEMLSAGLIEELRDFHNRFNEQKIQNDSQDYQHGIFQSIGFKEFHEYLTVDCSAPEDSREKLLRKGVEALKQATKRYARKQNKWIRNRFLNRPGLNVPPVYRLDVSDVSHWDETVLNPAMQILLSLIKGEPPTAQPLRMTSEGNRNKRSRHTCDLCDKVIIGDMEWTAHLKSKNHLHHVKKKMKLESTGAPQSNAGGWAPSPVCQPLESPTAPQKERTQLLLPSSSEMPSETQQPVCGQGKRLGGDHIFWDTDM from the exons ATGGTAACTGTTCCCAGGGCTCTCTCCGTCCTCCCTCGTTGTCTCCTTGCATGTTCAACGATGGCTGCGGCGGCGGCTGTGCATCACACGCTGAAGCAAAGCGTCCTGCCGCCTCTAGTCGTGATACTGGGAGCCACAGGCACCGGGAAGTCCAAGCTGGCTATCGAAATCGGTCGCCGGCTGCGAGGAGAGATTATCAGCGCTGATTCCATGCAG GTGTACAAAGGTTTGGATATCATCACCAACAAAGTCACCTCGGAGGAGCAGGCACTCTGCAAGCACCACATGATCAGCTTTGTAGACCCCCTGGTCACTACCTACACCATCGTGGACTTCAGGAACAAGGCACTCTCTCT AATTGAAGATATCTATAAGAGGGAGAAGATGCCGATCATTGTAGGGGGCACCAACTACTACATTGAATCTCTGCTATGGAAAGTGCTCATAGACACCAAG GAGGGTGGCTCAGATGGGGAGGGGGATGGAGAAGGTGGTGGAGAGGGCAGACGAGGTGACTCTCCCAGTAGGAAGGCTGAACTGGAGAAACTGGACGGCCAGGAGCTGCACCGGCGCCTAACCGAGGTAGACCCCGAGATGGCGGCCATGCTGCACCCCCACGATAAGCGCAAGATGGCCAG gagTCTGCAGGTTTTCCAGGACACAGGAATCCCCCACAGTAAACTACTGAAGGAGCAGAGGAAGCAGGCTGGAGGGGGCGGGCTGGGGGGCCCCCTGCGCTTTCACAACTCCTGTATCTTCTGGCTGTACGCAGATCTGGAAG ctctAGATGAGAGGCTGGAAAAGCGAGTGGACGAGATGCTGTCTGCCGGACTCATTGAAGAGCTGAGAGATTTTCACAACCGATTCAATGAGCAGAAAATACAGAACGACAG CCAGGATTACCAGCACGGCATCTTCCAGTCCATTGGATTTAAGGAGTTCCACGAGTACCTGACAGTGGACTGCAGCGCCCCCGAGGACAGCCGAGAGAAGCTGCTGAGGAAAG GTGTGGAAGCACTGAAACAGGCAACCAAGCGCTACGCCAGGAAGCAGAACAAATGGATCCGAAACCGGTTTCTCAACA GGCCAGGTCTCAACGTGCCTCCTGTGTACAGGCTGGATGTCAGCGATGTCTCTCACTGGGACGAGACTGTTCTGAACCCTGCCATGCAGATCCTTCTCAGCCTCATCAAG GGGGAGCCTCCGACAGCACAGCCCTTGAGGATGACGAGCGAGGGGAATCGGAACAAACGCAGTCGTCACACATGTGACCTCTGTGACAAGGTTATCATCGGAGACATGGAGTGGACAG CACATTTAAAGTCCAAGAACCACCTACACCATGTGAAGAAGAAAATGAAGCTGGAGTCGACAGGGGCACCCCAGAGTAATGCTGGAGGCTGGGCCCCCAGTCCAGTTtgccagccactggagtcaccgACTGCCCCTCAGAAAGAGAGAACGCAGCTTCTACTGCCATCTAGCAGCGAGATGCCGTCCGAAACACAACAGCCAGTCTGTGGACAGGGAAAAAG GCTTGGTGGTGACCACATTTTTTGGGACACAGACATGTGa
- the LOC117413624 gene encoding tRNA dimethylallyltransferase-like isoform X3: protein MVTVPRALSVLPRCLLACSTMAAAAAVHHTLKQSVLPPLVVILGATGTGKSKLAIEIGRRLRGEIISADSMQVYKGLDIITNKVTSEEQALCKHHMISFVDPLVTTYTIVDFRNKALSLIEDIYKREKMPIIVGGTNYYIESLLWKVLIDTKQEGGSDGEGDGEGGGEGRRGDSPSRKAELEKLDGQELHRRLTEVDPEMAAMLHPHDKRKMARSLQVFQDTGIPHSKLLKEQRKQAGGGGLGGPLRFHNSCIFWLYADLEALDERLEKRVDEMLSAGLIEELRDFHNRFNEQKIQNDSQDYQHGIFQSIGFKEFHEYLTVDCSAPEDSREKLLRKGVEALKQATKRYARKQNKWIRNRFLNRPGLNVPPVYRLDVSDVSHWDETVLNPAMQILLSLIKGEPPTAQPLRMTSEGNRNKRSRHTCDLCDKVIIGDMEWTAHLKSKNHLHHVKKKMKLESTGAPQSNAGGWAPSPVCQPLESPTAPQKERTQLLLPSSSEMPSETQQPVCGQGKRNLWLH from the exons ATGGTAACTGTTCCCAGGGCTCTCTCCGTCCTCCCTCGTTGTCTCCTTGCATGTTCAACGATGGCTGCGGCGGCGGCTGTGCATCACACGCTGAAGCAAAGCGTCCTGCCGCCTCTAGTCGTGATACTGGGAGCCACAGGCACCGGGAAGTCCAAGCTGGCTATCGAAATCGGTCGCCGGCTGCGAGGAGAGATTATCAGCGCTGATTCCATGCAG GTGTACAAAGGTTTGGATATCATCACCAACAAAGTCACCTCGGAGGAGCAGGCACTCTGCAAGCACCACATGATCAGCTTTGTAGACCCCCTGGTCACTACCTACACCATCGTGGACTTCAGGAACAAGGCACTCTCTCT AATTGAAGATATCTATAAGAGGGAGAAGATGCCGATCATTGTAGGGGGCACCAACTACTACATTGAATCTCTGCTATGGAAAGTGCTCATAGACACCAAG CAGGAGGGTGGCTCAGATGGGGAGGGGGATGGAGAAGGTGGTGGAGAGGGCAGACGAGGTGACTCTCCCAGTAGGAAGGCTGAACTGGAGAAACTGGACGGCCAGGAGCTGCACCGGCGCCTAACCGAGGTAGACCCCGAGATGGCGGCCATGCTGCACCCCCACGATAAGCGCAAGATGGCCAG gagTCTGCAGGTTTTCCAGGACACAGGAATCCCCCACAGTAAACTACTGAAGGAGCAGAGGAAGCAGGCTGGAGGGGGCGGGCTGGGGGGCCCCCTGCGCTTTCACAACTCCTGTATCTTCTGGCTGTACGCAGATCTGGAAG ctctAGATGAGAGGCTGGAAAAGCGAGTGGACGAGATGCTGTCTGCCGGACTCATTGAAGAGCTGAGAGATTTTCACAACCGATTCAATGAGCAGAAAATACAGAACGACAG CCAGGATTACCAGCACGGCATCTTCCAGTCCATTGGATTTAAGGAGTTCCACGAGTACCTGACAGTGGACTGCAGCGCCCCCGAGGACAGCCGAGAGAAGCTGCTGAGGAAAG GTGTGGAAGCACTGAAACAGGCAACCAAGCGCTACGCCAGGAAGCAGAACAAATGGATCCGAAACCGGTTTCTCAACA GGCCAGGTCTCAACGTGCCTCCTGTGTACAGGCTGGATGTCAGCGATGTCTCTCACTGGGACGAGACTGTTCTGAACCCTGCCATGCAGATCCTTCTCAGCCTCATCAAG GGGGAGCCTCCGACAGCACAGCCCTTGAGGATGACGAGCGAGGGGAATCGGAACAAACGCAGTCGTCACACATGTGACCTCTGTGACAAGGTTATCATCGGAGACATGGAGTGGACAG CACATTTAAAGTCCAAGAACCACCTACACCATGTGAAGAAGAAAATGAAGCTGGAGTCGACAGGGGCACCCCAGAGTAATGCTGGAGGCTGGGCCCCCAGTCCAGTTtgccagccactggagtcaccgACTGCCCCTCAGAAAGAGAGAACGCAGCTTCTACTGCCATCTAGCAGCGAGATGCCGTCCGAAACACAACAGCCAGTCTGTGGACAGGGAAAAAG AAATCTTTGGCTGCATTAG
- the LOC117413624 gene encoding tRNA dimethylallyltransferase-like isoform X1, with amino-acid sequence MVTVPRALSVLPRCLLACSTMAAAAAVHHTLKQSVLPPLVVILGATGTGKSKLAIEIGRRLRGEIISADSMQVYKGLDIITNKVTSEEQALCKHHMISFVDPLVTTYTIVDFRNKALSLIEDIYKREKMPIIVGGTNYYIESLLWKVLIDTKQEGGSDGEGDGEGGGEGRRGDSPSRKAELEKLDGQELHRRLTEVDPEMAAMLHPHDKRKMARSLQVFQDTGIPHSKLLKEQRKQAGGGGLGGPLRFHNSCIFWLYADLEALDERLEKRVDEMLSAGLIEELRDFHNRFNEQKIQNDSQDYQHGIFQSIGFKEFHEYLTVDCSAPEDSREKLLRKGVEALKQATKRYARKQNKWIRNRFLNRPGLNVPPVYRLDVSDVSHWDETVLNPAMQILLSLIKGEPPTAQPLRMTSEGNRNKRSRHTCDLCDKVIIGDMEWTAHLKSKNHLHHVKKKMKLESTGAPQSNAGGWAPSPVCQPLESPTAPQKERTQLLLPSSSEMPSETQQPVCGQGKRLGGDHIFWDTDM; translated from the exons ATGGTAACTGTTCCCAGGGCTCTCTCCGTCCTCCCTCGTTGTCTCCTTGCATGTTCAACGATGGCTGCGGCGGCGGCTGTGCATCACACGCTGAAGCAAAGCGTCCTGCCGCCTCTAGTCGTGATACTGGGAGCCACAGGCACCGGGAAGTCCAAGCTGGCTATCGAAATCGGTCGCCGGCTGCGAGGAGAGATTATCAGCGCTGATTCCATGCAG GTGTACAAAGGTTTGGATATCATCACCAACAAAGTCACCTCGGAGGAGCAGGCACTCTGCAAGCACCACATGATCAGCTTTGTAGACCCCCTGGTCACTACCTACACCATCGTGGACTTCAGGAACAAGGCACTCTCTCT AATTGAAGATATCTATAAGAGGGAGAAGATGCCGATCATTGTAGGGGGCACCAACTACTACATTGAATCTCTGCTATGGAAAGTGCTCATAGACACCAAG CAGGAGGGTGGCTCAGATGGGGAGGGGGATGGAGAAGGTGGTGGAGAGGGCAGACGAGGTGACTCTCCCAGTAGGAAGGCTGAACTGGAGAAACTGGACGGCCAGGAGCTGCACCGGCGCCTAACCGAGGTAGACCCCGAGATGGCGGCCATGCTGCACCCCCACGATAAGCGCAAGATGGCCAG gagTCTGCAGGTTTTCCAGGACACAGGAATCCCCCACAGTAAACTACTGAAGGAGCAGAGGAAGCAGGCTGGAGGGGGCGGGCTGGGGGGCCCCCTGCGCTTTCACAACTCCTGTATCTTCTGGCTGTACGCAGATCTGGAAG ctctAGATGAGAGGCTGGAAAAGCGAGTGGACGAGATGCTGTCTGCCGGACTCATTGAAGAGCTGAGAGATTTTCACAACCGATTCAATGAGCAGAAAATACAGAACGACAG CCAGGATTACCAGCACGGCATCTTCCAGTCCATTGGATTTAAGGAGTTCCACGAGTACCTGACAGTGGACTGCAGCGCCCCCGAGGACAGCCGAGAGAAGCTGCTGAGGAAAG GTGTGGAAGCACTGAAACAGGCAACCAAGCGCTACGCCAGGAAGCAGAACAAATGGATCCGAAACCGGTTTCTCAACA GGCCAGGTCTCAACGTGCCTCCTGTGTACAGGCTGGATGTCAGCGATGTCTCTCACTGGGACGAGACTGTTCTGAACCCTGCCATGCAGATCCTTCTCAGCCTCATCAAG GGGGAGCCTCCGACAGCACAGCCCTTGAGGATGACGAGCGAGGGGAATCGGAACAAACGCAGTCGTCACACATGTGACCTCTGTGACAAGGTTATCATCGGAGACATGGAGTGGACAG CACATTTAAAGTCCAAGAACCACCTACACCATGTGAAGAAGAAAATGAAGCTGGAGTCGACAGGGGCACCCCAGAGTAATGCTGGAGGCTGGGCCCCCAGTCCAGTTtgccagccactggagtcaccgACTGCCCCTCAGAAAGAGAGAACGCAGCTTCTACTGCCATCTAGCAGCGAGATGCCGTCCGAAACACAACAGCCAGTCTGTGGACAGGGAAAAAG GCTTGGTGGTGACCACATTTTTTGGGACACAGACATGTGa
- the LOC117413624 gene encoding tRNA dimethylallyltransferase-like isoform X5: protein MVTVPRALSVLPRCLLACSTMAAAAAVHHTLKQSVLPPLVVILGATGTGKSKLAIEIGRRLRGEIISADSMQVYKGLDIITNKVTSEEQALCKHHMISFVDPLVTTYTIVDFRNKQEGGSDGEGDGEGGGEGRRGDSPSRKAELEKLDGQELHRRLTEVDPEMAAMLHPHDKRKMARSLQVFQDTGIPHSKLLKEQRKQAGGGGLGGPLRFHNSCIFWLYADLEALDERLEKRVDEMLSAGLIEELRDFHNRFNEQKIQNDSQDYQHGIFQSIGFKEFHEYLTVDCSAPEDSREKLLRKGVEALKQATKRYARKQNKWIRNRFLNRPGLNVPPVYRLDVSDVSHWDETVLNPAMQILLSLIKGEPPTAQPLRMTSEGNRNKRSRHTCDLCDKVIIGDMEWTAHLKSKNHLHHVKKKMKLESTGAPQSNAGGWAPSPVCQPLESPTAPQKERTQLLLPSSSEMPSETQQPVCGQGKRLGGDHIFWDTDM, encoded by the exons ATGGTAACTGTTCCCAGGGCTCTCTCCGTCCTCCCTCGTTGTCTCCTTGCATGTTCAACGATGGCTGCGGCGGCGGCTGTGCATCACACGCTGAAGCAAAGCGTCCTGCCGCCTCTAGTCGTGATACTGGGAGCCACAGGCACCGGGAAGTCCAAGCTGGCTATCGAAATCGGTCGCCGGCTGCGAGGAGAGATTATCAGCGCTGATTCCATGCAG GTGTACAAAGGTTTGGATATCATCACCAACAAAGTCACCTCGGAGGAGCAGGCACTCTGCAAGCACCACATGATCAGCTTTGTAGACCCCCTGGTCACTACCTACACCATCGTGGACTTCAGGAACAAG CAGGAGGGTGGCTCAGATGGGGAGGGGGATGGAGAAGGTGGTGGAGAGGGCAGACGAGGTGACTCTCCCAGTAGGAAGGCTGAACTGGAGAAACTGGACGGCCAGGAGCTGCACCGGCGCCTAACCGAGGTAGACCCCGAGATGGCGGCCATGCTGCACCCCCACGATAAGCGCAAGATGGCCAG gagTCTGCAGGTTTTCCAGGACACAGGAATCCCCCACAGTAAACTACTGAAGGAGCAGAGGAAGCAGGCTGGAGGGGGCGGGCTGGGGGGCCCCCTGCGCTTTCACAACTCCTGTATCTTCTGGCTGTACGCAGATCTGGAAG ctctAGATGAGAGGCTGGAAAAGCGAGTGGACGAGATGCTGTCTGCCGGACTCATTGAAGAGCTGAGAGATTTTCACAACCGATTCAATGAGCAGAAAATACAGAACGACAG CCAGGATTACCAGCACGGCATCTTCCAGTCCATTGGATTTAAGGAGTTCCACGAGTACCTGACAGTGGACTGCAGCGCCCCCGAGGACAGCCGAGAGAAGCTGCTGAGGAAAG GTGTGGAAGCACTGAAACAGGCAACCAAGCGCTACGCCAGGAAGCAGAACAAATGGATCCGAAACCGGTTTCTCAACA GGCCAGGTCTCAACGTGCCTCCTGTGTACAGGCTGGATGTCAGCGATGTCTCTCACTGGGACGAGACTGTTCTGAACCCTGCCATGCAGATCCTTCTCAGCCTCATCAAG GGGGAGCCTCCGACAGCACAGCCCTTGAGGATGACGAGCGAGGGGAATCGGAACAAACGCAGTCGTCACACATGTGACCTCTGTGACAAGGTTATCATCGGAGACATGGAGTGGACAG CACATTTAAAGTCCAAGAACCACCTACACCATGTGAAGAAGAAAATGAAGCTGGAGTCGACAGGGGCACCCCAGAGTAATGCTGGAGGCTGGGCCCCCAGTCCAGTTtgccagccactggagtcaccgACTGCCCCTCAGAAAGAGAGAACGCAGCTTCTACTGCCATCTAGCAGCGAGATGCCGTCCGAAACACAACAGCCAGTCTGTGGACAGGGAAAAAG GCTTGGTGGTGACCACATTTTTTGGGACACAGACATGTGa
- the LOC117413624 gene encoding tRNA dimethylallyltransferase-like isoform X4 — MVTVPRALSVLPRCLLACSTMAAAAAVHHTLKQSVLPPLVVILGATGTGKSKLAIEIGRRLRGEIISADSMQVYKGLDIITNKVTSEEQALCKHHMISFVDPLVTTYTIVDFRNKALSLIEDIYKREKMPIIVGGTNYYIESLLWKVLIDTKQEGGSDGEGDGEGGGEGRRGDSPSRKAELEKLDGQELHRRLTEVDPEMAAMLHPHDKRKMARSLQVFQDTGIPHSKLLKEQRKQAGGGGLGGPLRFHNSCIFWLYADLEALDERLEKRVDEMLSAGLIEELRDFHNRFNEQKIQNDSQDYQHGIFQSIGFKEFHEYLTVDCSAPEDSREKLLRKGPGLNVPPVYRLDVSDVSHWDETVLNPAMQILLSLIKGEPPTAQPLRMTSEGNRNKRSRHTCDLCDKVIIGDMEWTAHLKSKNHLHHVKKKMKLESTGAPQSNAGGWAPSPVCQPLESPTAPQKERTQLLLPSSSEMPSETQQPVCGQGKRLGGDHIFWDTDM; from the exons ATGGTAACTGTTCCCAGGGCTCTCTCCGTCCTCCCTCGTTGTCTCCTTGCATGTTCAACGATGGCTGCGGCGGCGGCTGTGCATCACACGCTGAAGCAAAGCGTCCTGCCGCCTCTAGTCGTGATACTGGGAGCCACAGGCACCGGGAAGTCCAAGCTGGCTATCGAAATCGGTCGCCGGCTGCGAGGAGAGATTATCAGCGCTGATTCCATGCAG GTGTACAAAGGTTTGGATATCATCACCAACAAAGTCACCTCGGAGGAGCAGGCACTCTGCAAGCACCACATGATCAGCTTTGTAGACCCCCTGGTCACTACCTACACCATCGTGGACTTCAGGAACAAGGCACTCTCTCT AATTGAAGATATCTATAAGAGGGAGAAGATGCCGATCATTGTAGGGGGCACCAACTACTACATTGAATCTCTGCTATGGAAAGTGCTCATAGACACCAAG CAGGAGGGTGGCTCAGATGGGGAGGGGGATGGAGAAGGTGGTGGAGAGGGCAGACGAGGTGACTCTCCCAGTAGGAAGGCTGAACTGGAGAAACTGGACGGCCAGGAGCTGCACCGGCGCCTAACCGAGGTAGACCCCGAGATGGCGGCCATGCTGCACCCCCACGATAAGCGCAAGATGGCCAG gagTCTGCAGGTTTTCCAGGACACAGGAATCCCCCACAGTAAACTACTGAAGGAGCAGAGGAAGCAGGCTGGAGGGGGCGGGCTGGGGGGCCCCCTGCGCTTTCACAACTCCTGTATCTTCTGGCTGTACGCAGATCTGGAAG ctctAGATGAGAGGCTGGAAAAGCGAGTGGACGAGATGCTGTCTGCCGGACTCATTGAAGAGCTGAGAGATTTTCACAACCGATTCAATGAGCAGAAAATACAGAACGACAG CCAGGATTACCAGCACGGCATCTTCCAGTCCATTGGATTTAAGGAGTTCCACGAGTACCTGACAGTGGACTGCAGCGCCCCCGAGGACAGCCGAGAGAAGCTGCTGAGGAAAG GGCCAGGTCTCAACGTGCCTCCTGTGTACAGGCTGGATGTCAGCGATGTCTCTCACTGGGACGAGACTGTTCTGAACCCTGCCATGCAGATCCTTCTCAGCCTCATCAAG GGGGAGCCTCCGACAGCACAGCCCTTGAGGATGACGAGCGAGGGGAATCGGAACAAACGCAGTCGTCACACATGTGACCTCTGTGACAAGGTTATCATCGGAGACATGGAGTGGACAG CACATTTAAAGTCCAAGAACCACCTACACCATGTGAAGAAGAAAATGAAGCTGGAGTCGACAGGGGCACCCCAGAGTAATGCTGGAGGCTGGGCCCCCAGTCCAGTTtgccagccactggagtcaccgACTGCCCCTCAGAAAGAGAGAACGCAGCTTCTACTGCCATCTAGCAGCGAGATGCCGTCCGAAACACAACAGCCAGTCTGTGGACAGGGAAAAAG GCTTGGTGGTGACCACATTTTTTGGGACACAGACATGTGa
- the LOC117413624 gene encoding tRNA dimethylallyltransferase-like isoform X7 codes for MISFVDPLVTTYTIVDFRNKALSLIEDIYKREKMPIIVGGTNYYIESLLWKVLIDTKQEGGSDGEGDGEGGGEGRRGDSPSRKAELEKLDGQELHRRLTEVDPEMAAMLHPHDKRKMARSLQVFQDTGIPHSKLLKEQRKQAGGGGLGGPLRFHNSCIFWLYADLEALDERLEKRVDEMLSAGLIEELRDFHNRFNEQKIQNDSQDYQHGIFQSIGFKEFHEYLTVDCSAPEDSREKLLRKGVEALKQATKRYARKQNKWIRNRFLNRPGLNVPPVYRLDVSDVSHWDETVLNPAMQILLSLIKGEPPTAQPLRMTSEGNRNKRSRHTCDLCDKVIIGDMEWTAHLKSKNHLHHVKKKMKLESTGAPQSNAGGWAPSPVCQPLESPTAPQKERTQLLLPSSSEMPSETQQPVCGQGKRLGGDHIFWDTDM; via the exons ATGATCAGCTTTGTAGACCCCCTGGTCACTACCTACACCATCGTGGACTTCAGGAACAAGGCACTCTCTCT AATTGAAGATATCTATAAGAGGGAGAAGATGCCGATCATTGTAGGGGGCACCAACTACTACATTGAATCTCTGCTATGGAAAGTGCTCATAGACACCAAG CAGGAGGGTGGCTCAGATGGGGAGGGGGATGGAGAAGGTGGTGGAGAGGGCAGACGAGGTGACTCTCCCAGTAGGAAGGCTGAACTGGAGAAACTGGACGGCCAGGAGCTGCACCGGCGCCTAACCGAGGTAGACCCCGAGATGGCGGCCATGCTGCACCCCCACGATAAGCGCAAGATGGCCAG gagTCTGCAGGTTTTCCAGGACACAGGAATCCCCCACAGTAAACTACTGAAGGAGCAGAGGAAGCAGGCTGGAGGGGGCGGGCTGGGGGGCCCCCTGCGCTTTCACAACTCCTGTATCTTCTGGCTGTACGCAGATCTGGAAG ctctAGATGAGAGGCTGGAAAAGCGAGTGGACGAGATGCTGTCTGCCGGACTCATTGAAGAGCTGAGAGATTTTCACAACCGATTCAATGAGCAGAAAATACAGAACGACAG CCAGGATTACCAGCACGGCATCTTCCAGTCCATTGGATTTAAGGAGTTCCACGAGTACCTGACAGTGGACTGCAGCGCCCCCGAGGACAGCCGAGAGAAGCTGCTGAGGAAAG GTGTGGAAGCACTGAAACAGGCAACCAAGCGCTACGCCAGGAAGCAGAACAAATGGATCCGAAACCGGTTTCTCAACA GGCCAGGTCTCAACGTGCCTCCTGTGTACAGGCTGGATGTCAGCGATGTCTCTCACTGGGACGAGACTGTTCTGAACCCTGCCATGCAGATCCTTCTCAGCCTCATCAAG GGGGAGCCTCCGACAGCACAGCCCTTGAGGATGACGAGCGAGGGGAATCGGAACAAACGCAGTCGTCACACATGTGACCTCTGTGACAAGGTTATCATCGGAGACATGGAGTGGACAG CACATTTAAAGTCCAAGAACCACCTACACCATGTGAAGAAGAAAATGAAGCTGGAGTCGACAGGGGCACCCCAGAGTAATGCTGGAGGCTGGGCCCCCAGTCCAGTTtgccagccactggagtcaccgACTGCCCCTCAGAAAGAGAGAACGCAGCTTCTACTGCCATCTAGCAGCGAGATGCCGTCCGAAACACAACAGCCAGTCTGTGGACAGGGAAAAAG GCTTGGTGGTGACCACATTTTTTGGGACACAGACATGTGa